Sequence from the Miscanthus floridulus cultivar M001 chromosome 16, ASM1932011v1, whole genome shotgun sequence genome:
CAGCACTTGAACAGCTATACTGCACCTAATCTAACAGCACACACCGAATCGAACCACGTGAATCCATTTGAGTTGGAAGCTGAAATATTGAGCCAGAATCTAGCAGGCACGCACTAACTAATAACAGCGTATCTACGAAAGTGACAAAAGAGCACGGGAAGTGGCCAAGTTGCTCCCGAAAGGAAACAGGAAACGCAACTGAAAAATTCGTCGAATTCGGTCAAGTTGCCATCTAAAGAAGCGAACTTTGCAGCTTCGCCAATCTGCAAGAACCATTGAGCTGAAAACTAAGCAAGTCAATCGCTAAGTCACTGACCGTGGAGTCCGTACGACGAAAGAGATTTTAAAATCACGGCGGAAGATTGAAGCAAGGCGCGCGAGATCCCGCAATGCGGGCTGACCTGCGAACGCGGCGTACGGATCCCGCACCGCCGCGCGGCCACCGCGCCCCACGAAGGGCGGCAGCAGGAAGAGCGCGGAGAGCGCCACAGCGGCGCCGAGCAGCAGCGCGGCCGCGCATTGCGGCCGCACGGCCCCGCAGCACCCACCGCTACAccgccctcctcttcctcctccgccgCTTCCCCCTGCCCCTCCCTCCGCCGGCGTCGGCTGCTCCCGCTGCTGCAGCCCCTCGCCCTCCTCCTTCCCCATGCCGCACCCGCACGCCCTCACGCATCGCCGCCCGCAGCCATTGCGGCCACTCCGGTGAGGCTGAGCACAGGCTAGGGTTCTCGCGCTGCTGCTTCTGAGTGCCGCCCGCCGCCGACGCGCACGGGTGGGAATGTGGGATGGTGAGATGGTCGAGTTGGGGCAGACGGCGCTCGCGGCTTGCGAGGAAAAAGAAGTGCGCAGCGCACAGCGCAGTGATGTCCGCTTCGCTCCGAGCCCGTGAGCAAACGCGTATTTTTCAACCGTATTTAAAACGGAATTCGTTTAGAGAGGTTAAGATCTGTCCCGTTTCTGAGTTTGGATATTCAATATTCGAtatcgtatccgtatccgaatactcaaatcgcatatttatgatgtcgatatacaatcatatcctatccgacatagttgataatatccgtattcgaattcgaatccagacaaaaatatgaaaataaatgtaatatcggtgatatccgttcgtatccgatccgtttttatCCCTAGTGACTAGTGTAGTGCGGCGTTGGACGTTGGTGGTTTGAAACATACAGTACGTTTGTGTTGTGCTGGTTTTTATAACTTTTAAAATTTGGGAATTGCTAAtttgagatatatatatatatatatatatatatatatatatatatatatatatatatggagaggctattcagtagccggctacaaaataagttattctgtagccacctccatttactataattttatatactaatttaccataatgtcaatacatatttacgatagttgggttactataacacatgggaatatttaccataacgttatattaaaccacttagtaaggagttactataatctcataaattaacatagtaattatcataactcaaagtggctacagaataagttattctgtagccagctacaggatagtagttctatatatatatatatatatatatatatatatatatatatatatatatatatatatatatatatatatatatatatatatatatatatatatatatatattatcatcgTCAGATTTAACTGATCTATATATCTATTAGATTTCATTGAAAACCAACGGTGTGGATCTTTTTCTTTCTAGCTTTATCTCTTCCATCTTTT
This genomic interval carries:
- the LOC136513761 gene encoding uncharacterized protein isoform X2; the protein is MGKEEGEGLQQREQPTPAEGGAGGSGGGGRGGRCSGGCCGAVRPQCAAALLLGAAVALSALFLLPPFVGRGGRAAVRDPYAAFAADIVASFMLQKTVSELSESTSKLEFNIYEEVSIPNSTAHRTGLM
- the LOC136513761 gene encoding uncharacterized protein isoform X3, which gives rise to MGKEEGEGLQQREQPTPAEGGAGGSGGGGRGGRCSGGCCGAVRPQCAAALLLGAAVALSALFLLPPFVGRGGRAAVRDPYAAFAADIVASFMLQKTVSELSESTSKLEFNIYEEVSIPNSTR